One genomic window of Caminibacter pacificus includes the following:
- the argS gene encoding arginine--tRNA ligase has protein sequence MKKRVADIFKDHLGEHPPINKPKQKEFGHYAVPVFKYAKMNKQNPVEFAKNLCEKLGKCEEFESVEPLSGFVNIKLSDKFLDEFANRVLEEKENFAKGEGKEKILLEYISANPTGPLHIGHARGAIFGDALTRIGRHVGYDVVTEYYVNDAGRQITLLGLSVYLAAREILGLEVEWPDEYYRGEYIKDLAKEAIEEFGEDYFKNPVEIVENEGKKEAKFEDERLSLWAKDKMLEEIKSDIKALNVTPFDNWVSERSLYKYWDEVRKILEEHGALYEKDGKIWLKSSEYKDEKDRVVVREDGRPTYLAGDIIYHWDKFKRGFDRYINIWGADHHGYIARVKAAIKFLGFEPEKLEILLSQMVKLLKGGEPYKMSKRAGNFILVRDVVEDVGADALRFVFLTKKADTHLEFDVDDLNKQDASNPSYYVNYAHARVRSIFRNKGIDYDDVKNVELKDLSEDEKDLLFLALQIPYVLEDAFSAREPHRLTNYLIDLASEFHSFYNKNKVIGSEREDIRLKILAVVGSIIKLGLSLLGITAKEKM, from the coding sequence ATGAAAAAAAGAGTTGCCGATATTTTTAAAGACCATTTAGGAGAACATCCTCCGATTAACAAACCCAAACAAAAAGAGTTCGGGCATTATGCGGTGCCTGTATTTAAATATGCCAAAATGAACAAACAAAATCCTGTGGAATTTGCAAAAAATCTATGTGAAAAACTTGGGAAGTGCGAAGAATTCGAAAGTGTAGAGCCTCTAAGCGGATTTGTGAATATAAAACTTAGTGATAAATTTTTGGACGAATTCGCAAATAGGGTATTGGAAGAAAAAGAAAATTTTGCAAAAGGCGAAGGAAAAGAAAAAATCTTGCTTGAATACATCTCAGCAAACCCTACCGGACCATTGCATATCGGACATGCAAGGGGTGCGATTTTTGGGGATGCTCTTACAAGAATCGGGCGTCATGTAGGGTATGACGTAGTGACAGAATACTACGTAAACGATGCGGGACGTCAGATAACGCTTCTTGGGCTTTCGGTTTATCTTGCGGCGCGTGAGATTTTGGGACTTGAAGTCGAGTGGCCGGATGAATACTACAGAGGCGAATATATTAAAGATTTGGCAAAAGAAGCAATAGAGGAATTTGGAGAAGATTATTTTAAAAATCCTGTGGAAATTGTAGAAAATGAAGGCAAAAAAGAAGCGAAATTCGAAGATGAGAGGTTAAGTCTTTGGGCTAAAGATAAAATGCTTGAAGAGATAAAAAGCGATATAAAAGCCCTAAACGTGACGCCTTTTGATAATTGGGTTAGTGAGAGAAGTCTTTATAAATACTGGGATGAGGTTAGAAAAATCTTAGAAGAACACGGCGCTTTGTATGAAAAAGACGGAAAAATTTGGCTTAAAAGTAGCGAATATAAAGATGAAAAAGATAGAGTGGTAGTAAGAGAAGACGGAAGACCTACATATTTGGCCGGTGATATTATCTATCACTGGGATAAATTCAAAAGAGGATTTGATAGATACATCAATATCTGGGGAGCGGACCACCACGGATATATTGCAAGGGTAAAAGCGGCTATCAAGTTCTTGGGATTTGAGCCGGAAAAACTTGAAATACTTTTGTCTCAAATGGTAAAACTTCTAAAAGGCGGAGAGCCTTACAAGATGAGTAAAAGGGCCGGAAATTTCATCTTAGTAAGAGATGTTGTGGAAGATGTTGGGGCGGATGCTCTTAGATTCGTATTTTTAACCAAAAAAGCCGATACTCATCTGGAATTTGACGTTGACGATTTAAACAAACAAGACGCAAGCAACCCGAGTTATTACGTTAATTACGCTCATGCAAGGGTTAGAAGTATTTTCAGAAACAAAGGCATTGATTACGATGACGTAAAAAATGTGGAGCTTAAAGATTTGAGCGAAGACGAAAAAGATTTGCTCTTTTTAGCTCTTCAAATTCCTTATGTTTTGGAAGATGCGTTTAGTGCAAGAGAGCCTCATAGACTAACAAACTATCTTATCGATTTGGCAAGTGAGTTTCATAGTTTTTATAATAAAAACAAAGTTATCGGAAGTGAAAGAGAAGATATTAGACTTAAAATCTTAGCGGTTGTCGGAAGTATAATTAAACTCGGGCTTTCATTACTTGGAATTACGGCTAAGGAGAAAATGTAG
- a CDS encoding phosphoglycerate kinase: MKINSPKDLPIKRGDRVFVRCDFNVPLDEFGNITDDRRIRMALPTIKYLLDNDCKIVIASHLGRPKGEFNEKFSLKPVAKRLSHLLKQDVIMAKDVVGPDAKEKAANLKEGEVLLLENVRFDSRETKNDEGFAKELSEFGDFYINDAFGVSHRAHASVEAITRFYDDCHKAGGFLLLKEINFFHKLLEKPVRPFVAVVGGSKVSGKLQALVNLLPKVDKMIIGGGMAFTFLKAMGYNVGNSLVEDDLIDEALKIMAEAKRLGVKFYLPVDIVIADKFAEDAMVKYVTYQEIPDGWMGLDIGPATVRLFGEVLWDAQTILWNGPMGVYEMDKFSRGTFKISHEIARSHGIKVVGGGDTADAVQRAGDDEEMTFISTGGGASLELLEGKKLPGVAALEIPDEVSCQ, encoded by the coding sequence ATGAAAATTAATTCGCCAAAAGATTTGCCTATAAAAAGAGGTGATAGGGTTTTTGTAAGATGTGATTTTAACGTGCCTTTGGATGAATTCGGAAATATTACTGATGACAGAAGAATCAGAATGGCTCTTCCTACTATTAAATATCTTCTTGACAACGACTGCAAAATCGTAATCGCAAGCCACCTCGGAAGACCAAAAGGTGAGTTTAACGAAAAATTTTCATTAAAACCGGTAGCAAAAAGACTTTCTCATTTATTAAAACAAGACGTTATTATGGCAAAAGACGTAGTGGGTCCTGATGCTAAAGAAAAAGCGGCTAATTTAAAAGAGGGAGAGGTTTTACTCCTTGAAAACGTAAGATTCGATAGCAGAGAAACGAAAAACGACGAAGGATTTGCAAAAGAATTAAGCGAATTTGGAGATTTTTATATTAACGACGCATTCGGTGTTTCACACAGAGCTCATGCGAGTGTCGAGGCTATTACGAGATTTTATGATGATTGTCATAAAGCTGGCGGATTTTTGCTACTTAAAGAAATAAACTTTTTCCATAAACTCCTTGAAAAACCGGTAAGACCGTTTGTAGCTGTGGTAGGTGGTAGCAAAGTTAGCGGTAAGCTTCAAGCTCTTGTGAATCTTTTACCGAAAGTCGATAAAATGATTATCGGCGGTGGTATGGCGTTTACGTTTTTAAAAGCAATGGGATATAACGTCGGAAATTCGCTTGTTGAAGACGATTTGATCGATGAAGCGTTAAAAATTATGGCGGAAGCAAAGAGACTCGGGGTTAAATTTTATCTTCCTGTAGATATCGTAATTGCCGATAAATTCGCAGAAGATGCGATGGTTAAATACGTAACTTATCAAGAAATTCCAGACGGATGGATGGGGCTTGATATCGGACCTGCGACTGTAAGATTGTTCGGAGAAGTGTTATGGGATGCACAAACTATTCTTTGGAACGGACCTATGGGTGTTTATGAGATGGATAAATTCAGCAGGGGTACGTTTAAGATTTCTCATGAAATTGCAAGAAGTCATGGAATCAAAGTGGTGGGCGGAGGTGATACTGCCGATGCCGTACAAAGAGCCGGAGATGATGAAGAGATGACGTTTATTTCAACGGGAGGCGGAGCGTCTCTTGAACTGCTTGAAGGTAAAAAACTTCCAGGAGTTGCTGCTCTTGAGATTCCGGATGAAGTGAGTTGTCAATGA
- a CDS encoding triose-phosphate isomerase, producing the protein MIVAANFKMHKTRKETIEYLKELENVEFTRVKVAVFPPFSALVENDLIGAQNAYPAQNGAYTGEIGLEQLNEFNIKRVLLGHSERRHILNESQEFIAKKFDFYKKEGFEIFYCVGEPLEVRKQGIKAVMEYIKSQFEGIDLEYEKLIIAYEPVWAIGTGVSATTEEIKETHEEIRKLTSAPILYGGSVKLNNISEILDIPNVDGVLVGSASLDVNTFKEMINKAKEKIQ; encoded by the coding sequence ATGATAGTAGCGGCCAATTTTAAAATGCACAAAACGAGAAAAGAGACGATAGAATACTTAAAAGAGCTTGAAAATGTGGAATTCACAAGAGTGAAAGTTGCGGTTTTTCCTCCTTTTAGTGCTTTGGTTGAAAATGATTTAATCGGAGCTCAGAACGCATATCCCGCACAAAACGGAGCCTATACCGGTGAAATAGGGCTTGAACAATTGAATGAATTTAACATCAAAAGAGTTCTTTTAGGTCATAGTGAGAGACGTCATATTTTAAATGAGTCCCAAGAATTTATTGCAAAAAAATTCGATTTTTATAAAAAAGAGGGTTTTGAGATTTTTTATTGTGTGGGTGAACCGCTTGAGGTTAGAAAACAAGGAATCAAAGCGGTTATGGAATATATTAAGTCTCAGTTTGAAGGTATTGATTTAGAGTATGAAAAATTAATTATAGCTTACGAGCCGGTATGGGCTATCGGTACTGGAGTTAGCGCTACAACCGAGGAGATAAAAGAGACTCACGAAGAGATAAGAAAACTAACAAGTGCTCCGATACTTTACGGCGGAAGCGTAAAACTTAACAATATAAGCGAAATACTTGATATTCCTAATGTAGACGGCGTACTTGTGGGAAGTGCGAGTTTGGATGTGAATACTTTTAAAGAAATGATAAATAAAGCAAAGGAGAAGATACAATGA
- a CDS encoding DUF523 domain-containing protein, with the protein MQKAMISECMLGVPCRYDGKSKPLPLEIIEKLKEKYELIPFCPEAFALPTPRPPARFIGDKIIDINGVDKTDAFLKGAKEALRICKENNIKVFIGKEKSPSCGVKKTSAYINGCECKCDAPGLTSKILKEEGIELISEWDLTS; encoded by the coding sequence GTGCAAAAGGCTATGATTAGCGAGTGTATGCTTGGGGTTCCATGTAGGTACGACGGCAAATCAAAGCCTTTGCCTTTGGAAATCATAGAAAAACTAAAAGAAAAGTACGAGCTTATTCCTTTTTGTCCGGAAGCTTTTGCGCTTCCGACTCCTCGTCCTCCTGCGAGATTCATAGGAGATAAGATTATCGATATAAACGGAGTTGATAAAACGGATGCGTTTTTAAAAGGTGCGAAAGAAGCCCTTAGAATTTGCAAAGAAAATAATATTAAGGTTTTTATTGGAAAAGAGAAATCTCCAAGTTGTGGTGTTAAAAAAACAAGTGCTTATATTAACGGATGCGAATGCAAATGCGACGCACCCGGGCTTACGAGTAAAATACTAAAAGAAGAGGGAATCGAGCTTATTAGCGAGTGGGATTTAACCTCTTAA
- the gap gene encoding type I glyceraldehyde-3-phosphate dehydrogenase, whose protein sequence is MKIAINGIGRIGRNVIRALLKRDEFELVAINDIMPIEIAAYLLKHDTIRGNLEDIEVLDSQTLKIGPHFVNYSQKTTPKECDFSEADVVIESTGKFLSFDEVKEHLKGNVKKVIISAPANDDTPTFVYGVNHKEYNGQSVISNASCTTNCLAPIAKIIDEKYSIVSGFMTTIHSYTMDQKLLDAPNLRDIRRSRAAASNIIPTFTGAAKAIYKVLPNLKGKLDGRSVRVPVNNVSLMDLTLQLEKEVKADEINELIEFHAKTDFKGIIGIDYEYAVSSDINGRKESSVFVPDLTQANGKLLKLFAWYDNEWGYSNRLLDMAEYVYKWGE, encoded by the coding sequence ATGAAAATAGCAATTAACGGAATTGGCAGAATAGGCAGAAACGTTATAAGAGCACTTTTGAAAAGAGATGAATTCGAACTTGTAGCTATTAACGATATTATGCCTATCGAAATTGCCGCTTATTTATTAAAACACGACACTATCAGAGGAAATTTGGAAGATATCGAAGTTTTGGACTCTCAGACATTAAAAATCGGACCTCATTTTGTCAATTATTCTCAAAAAACGACTCCTAAAGAGTGTGATTTTAGTGAAGCTGATGTAGTTATAGAATCTACCGGGAAATTTTTAAGTTTTGATGAAGTAAAAGAGCATTTGAAAGGTAATGTGAAAAAAGTGATTATTTCAGCACCCGCAAACGATGATACTCCGACTTTCGTTTACGGAGTGAATCATAAAGAATATAACGGCCAAAGCGTAATTTCAAACGCTTCTTGTACTACGAACTGCTTAGCTCCTATAGCTAAAATAATTGATGAGAAATATTCGATAGTTTCAGGATTTATGACAACCATCCACAGCTATACGATGGATCAAAAACTCCTTGACGCTCCAAATCTTAGAGACATAAGACGCTCGCGTGCTGCTGCGAGTAACATTATCCCCACTTTTACGGGAGCGGCAAAGGCTATTTATAAAGTTTTACCGAATTTAAAAGGAAAACTTGACGGAAGGAGTGTGAGAGTGCCTGTAAATAACGTATCGCTTATGGATTTGACCTTGCAACTTGAAAAAGAAGTTAAAGCCGATGAGATAAACGAGCTGATAGAATTTCACGCTAAGACGGATTTTAAAGGAATAATCGGAATAGATTACGAGTATGCCGTAAGTAGCGATATTAACGGAAGAAAAGAAAGTAGTGTTTTTGTACCCGATTTAACTCAGGCAAACGGAAAACTATTAAAACTTTTTGCCTGGTATGATAACGAATGGGGATATTCAAATAGGCTTCTTGATATGGCGGAGTATGTGTATAAGTGGGGAGAGTGA
- the rsfS gene encoding ribosome silencing factor gives MDRIAKIKELLDEKKALDIMDYDLRDTDYFVDYVVVATTMADKHAKALLDHLKKTLKPLGEEFLGVDESDDWTVIDLGDILIHLMSEEYRAKYQMDEFLKEIKEKLRG, from the coding sequence ATGGACAGAATTGCAAAAATAAAAGAGCTACTTGACGAAAAAAAAGCACTTGATATTATGGATTACGACTTAAGAGATACGGATTATTTCGTAGATTACGTAGTAGTTGCTACAACAATGGCGGACAAACACGCAAAAGCGCTACTCGATCATCTCAAAAAAACCTTAAAACCTCTTGGTGAAGAGTTTTTGGGTGTTGATGAGAGTGACGATTGGACCGTTATCGACTTAGGTGATATTTTAATTCATCTAATGAGTGAAGAATACAGAGCAAAATATCAAATGGACGAATTTTTAAAAGAGATAAAAGAAAAATTAAGAGGTTAA
- the fabI gene encoding enoyl-ACP reductase FabI, protein MIMEGKKGLIIGVANNRSIAYGIAKACKNQGADLILTYQNDKLKTRVEKVAKELDVKNIYPLDVSKPEEITALKEAIEKDYGKIDFLVHSVAFAPRVALDGKFINTTKEAFNIAMEISVFSLIEVVQKLEPVLNDGASILTLTYLGSQRYIPHYNVMGVAKAALEASVRYLAVDLGEREIRINALSAGPIKTLAASGIGDFSEILKYNEKNSPLRKNVTIEEVGNSAMYLLSDLSSGVTAEVHYVDSGYNIMGMPLYED, encoded by the coding sequence ATGATTATGGAAGGTAAAAAAGGTTTAATTATCGGTGTTGCGAATAATCGCTCAATTGCTTACGGAATTGCAAAAGCTTGTAAAAATCAAGGTGCGGATTTAATACTTACGTATCAAAACGATAAACTAAAAACGAGAGTTGAAAAAGTTGCAAAAGAGCTTGATGTAAAAAACATCTATCCTTTAGATGTTAGCAAGCCTGAAGAAATTACTGCATTGAAAGAGGCTATTGAAAAAGATTATGGGAAAATAGACTTTTTAGTACATTCTGTTGCATTCGCTCCAAGAGTAGCGTTGGACGGAAAATTTATAAACACTACAAAAGAAGCGTTTAATATTGCAATGGAAATTAGCGTATTTTCATTAATAGAAGTTGTTCAAAAATTAGAGCCTGTATTAAATGACGGGGCGAGTATTCTTACATTAACATATTTAGGAAGTCAAAGATATATTCCTCACTATAATGTAATGGGTGTGGCAAAAGCGGCTTTGGAAGCGAGTGTTAGATATTTGGCTGTTGATCTTGGAGAGAGAGAAATTAGAATTAACGCATTAAGTGCGGGACCTATCAAAACGCTTGCTGCAAGCGGAATCGGAGATTTTAGTGAAATCCTTAAATATAACGAAAAAAATTCTCCGCTTAGAAAAAATGTAACAATAGAAGAGGTTGGTAATTCCGCAATGTATTTATTAAGTGACCTCTCAAGCGGCGTAACTGCGGAGGTTCATTATGTTGATAGCGGATATAATATAATGGGTATGCCTTTATATGAAGATTAA
- the gmk gene encoding guanylate kinase has product MDYLKVKGSILVVSGPSGSGKTSLARAVCEELGDKAYFSISTTTRPIRDGEKDGVDYFFVTKDEFLEDVEKGYFLEWAEVHGNFYGTSKIQINKALDEGKIVFLDIDVQGHEAVRKAYPDVVTSVFVTTKDKHTLIERLKNRGTETEETLKVRMINALHEMKKIPEYDYLLINDDFEVAKEFLRSVAISSLIKTSKYELDKFINHWKGSE; this is encoded by the coding sequence ATGGATTATCTGAAAGTAAAGGGAAGTATTTTAGTCGTATCGGGTCCGAGCGGTAGTGGGAAGACTTCTTTAGCAAGAGCGGTTTGCGAAGAGCTTGGGGATAAGGCTTATTTTAGTATCTCTACGACAACTCGTCCGATTAGAGACGGAGAAAAAGACGGAGTTGATTATTTTTTCGTAACTAAAGACGAATTTTTAGAAGATGTGGAAAAAGGTTATTTTCTTGAATGGGCCGAAGTGCACGGAAATTTTTACGGAACGAGCAAAATTCAGATAAATAAAGCCTTGGATGAAGGTAAAATCGTATTTTTGGATATTGACGTTCAAGGACACGAAGCGGTTAGAAAAGCGTATCCGGATGTAGTAACGAGCGTATTTGTAACTACAAAAGATAAGCATACGTTGATTGAAAGACTCAAAAACAGAGGAACGGAAACTGAAGAGACTCTGAAAGTCAGAATGATAAACGCACTTCATGAAATGAAAAAAATTCCGGAATACGACTATCTTTTGATAAACGACGATTTTGAAGTGGCGAAAGAATTTTTAAGAAGTGTGGCTATTTCATCTTTAATCAAAACGAGCAAATACGAACTTGATAAATTTATAAATCATTGGAAAGGGAGTGAATGA
- the nadD gene encoding nicotinate (nicotinamide) nucleotide adenylyltransferase — protein sequence MKTAIFGGSFDPVHLGHIEIVKKALENLDIDKVIIVPNYLNPLKKSFSAPPELRLKWLKEVFSDFEKVEVSDYEISKNRPVYSIETVKHFNPTYFIIGSDNLKTLDKWKNIQELKNMVEFVVATRGELDENLLKKHNIKKIINIDVPISSTEIRNCNFKFLPKKIEKEIKEFYGQNCKNKRAT from the coding sequence ATGAAAACAGCAATTTTCGGCGGAAGTTTTGACCCCGTACATTTAGGACATATCGAAATTGTTAAAAAAGCTCTTGAAAATTTGGACATTGATAAGGTAATAATAGTACCCAATTATCTCAATCCGTTAAAAAAAAGCTTCTCGGCACCGCCGGAACTTAGGCTAAAATGGCTAAAAGAGGTTTTTAGTGATTTTGAAAAAGTGGAAGTGAGCGATTATGAAATTTCAAAAAATCGCCCCGTCTATTCGATAGAAACAGTAAAACATTTCAATCCGACTTATTTTATAATAGGAAGCGACAACCTAAAAACGCTTGATAAATGGAAAAATATTCAAGAGCTTAAAAATATGGTAGAATTTGTAGTAGCCACAAGAGGAGAACTCGACGAAAATCTCCTAAAAAAGCACAATATAAAAAAAATTATAAATATTGACGTTCCGATAAGTTCTACGGAAATAAGAAATTGTAATTTTAAATTTTTACCTAAAAAAATCGAAAAAGAAATAAAGGAGTTTTATGGACAGAATTGCAAAAATAAAAGAGCTACTTGA